From the genome of Sphingobacterium sp. UGAL515B_05:
GCAAATTTTTAAAGACAAAGTCATTTTGGTTACAGGAGCCAATAGAGGGATAGGCAAATCACTGGTAACTGCATTGCTCAACAACGGAGCAGGGAAGATATATGCAAGCTGTAGGGATTTAAAAAAGATGCCAGTATTTGCTGATGATCGGATAGTACCTTTACAGCTAGACATCACAGATATTAAACAAGTAGCAAGGATTGCAGTCGCTGCATCAGATACTGAAATTCTAATCAATAACGCAGGAACCTTAAGCCCAGGGAATATTTTACAAGGAGAGCCATCAGGGATGGAAAAAGATCTGGAGGTAAATTATTTTGGAACAATAAAGATGATGCGTGCATTTGCGCCAATTCTTATACAGAATAGACCATCTATGATGATCAACATTGTTTCGATAGCAGCCTATTCTCCTTTACCTTCGATTGCTGGGTATGCCGCCTCCAAAGCAGCTCTTTATTCCGCTACGCAATCTGTTCGGATCGAACTGGCTAAAAATGATGTAAAGGTTTTCGCTGTGAACCCCGGAGCGATTGCTACCGATATGAATAAGGGAAGTGACTGGGATATGCCAGATCCAGACAGTATAGCTATTAAGATTTTAGAAAGTGTAGCTGACGGAAAACTTGATATCGTCCCGGATGAAATGGGACAAGGTATGTATGCCGCATGGCGAGAAGAACCTGCGAATCTGTCAAAAATATTTGCTGATCTCTATCATGCAGAAAAATAAAGGTCTATGTATTATTCGGCGTTCTCTATGGTGATAAGAAACGCCGAACATTTTGCTTAAGTTCAAAAAAAAATCACTATTTACCATAGATATTTAACGATCTTCGCTTGCTCTGTAGAAATAGTAACGCTAGAAAATTGTCAAAAAATTAAAATATAAAATGGCGCGTCAAAAGAATCCTGGAGTATATGATTGTCGATATTGATTACTATTCCTTAGATTTTAGGTAGGGGATACGATATTGTTCATCAAATCTTCTCTTGTCATCCCGATAACTACTGACTGCACCGAGTTTATGCATCATTTTGATATAACACCAAGCGAGATCAATCTGATAAGGTTTAAAACCACTCCGCGCACTCTTAGGATATAAGTGATGGTTGTTGTGCCATTCACCGGCTACAATGCCGGGCCATAACTGATTTATTGATTTGTCTTTCTCATTGAAATCAATACCTTCACGTTGCTTGTCTTCACCTTTTGCATGGCCTTCATAGTTGAATGTCCGTACACCGATTGCCCAGAAACCGGCCGCACCAAAGAGTGTGCAGGCAAGTGCGTGGCCACCGATCAAATAGAAAATGGCATACCAAAAAGCCCAGTTTAGTATCCAGGATCCAATAGCATGAGAAGGATTTACGTACGACCCCCATTTTCGATATTGTGCATAACTATTGGCGGTTACACCTGTATGTCGCATCAGTAATTTGACACGGTTATATGAATTTTCAGTAAGGTCCTTGGCAATAGGCTGATGATTTACATCGGCTAAAAAACAGTATAGAAAACCAGCCTGTGCATTATAAGGATCACCGGGGGTGTCAGATTTTGCGTGATGAACATGATGTGAAATCACATATATTTCTTCTGGAATTACATTAATCGTTAGATTCTGTGTGAAAAAACGCCAGAATCCGTTCCGGAATTTAAATGCGCCGTGTGTTGCAAATCGATGGTGCCATATCGTACCATGGGTCCCCATAACAATCATACTGTAGATAAATGCTGCCAAGACAGTCCACCAACTGAAGTGGTACACCAAAAAGATGATAAAAAAGGGGATGAGGCAAGCTACTTTTAGCCAGCTAAAAAAGGGTAACCAATTTCGTTTATCTTTAAAAATATTGAGGCGTTTGAAGAATTCTTTGAAAATTTCTTTTTTGCTTGGCTTTACGAGGTTTCCATCGTTGTCTTTCCATCCGTAGGTAGGAACTTGCAGAACATGGTCTAAAAAGGGCATTTGTGGTTGATGTAAATTATAATATTTGCTAAAGCTACCATTTAACATCGTTAAAAAGTGTTAATACGAAAAGTTTAACATATCCTTAAGATGCATCAGGCTATTTGGAAATATACATTAAGGAAACCGACTCCCATACGCGGTAAGTTTAATCTCATATAGTCTTCGATATTCACTCATACAATCGACGCTTTTTCCTCGGAGCTTAGTCGCTATTTATTCGCTCCCAACCGAAGAAGCACCGAAGAAGTTCCGAACAAGTACCGAACAAGCACCGAGTAATCTCTGAAGATAATAGCTATTAATTAAGCAAGATTCTTTACAACACCTTCTCTTTAAGTGCTTGAGTGGAATAAAGTTTGCGAAATGTTGAAAGGTAATGGTTAAAAGGGATACCCACAATCGGGAAAAAATCAGGATGGCACTGTAGATAATTTGATAGGTTGTTGACTTACAGTGAGATCAGAGTAGCTTTAAATAAATATAATTGCTAAATTTAAGCATCTTTCACAAATACATACTGATATGCACCATCCATTAGAAAAACACTATGTCAACCGGGTTGGGTGGCTTCGCGCTGCTGTGTTAGGTGCCAACGATGGCTTGTTATCGACGACGAGTATTGTAATTGGAGTTGCAGCGGCAAGCCCTGAACGCAATACCATTGTCTTGGCAGCATTAGCGGGCATGATTGCGGGAGCAATGTCTATGGCAGCAGGAGAATATGTTTCCGTAAGCTCACAGGAAGATACCGAAAAGGCCGATCTCCTACGTGAGAAAAAGGAACTTGAAGAAATGCCTGAAATTGAGCTACAGGAGTTAGCCAAAGTTTATGAAAGAAGAGGCGTCAGTCAAGAAACCGCCTTACAGGTAGCACGTGAACTAACGGCACATGATGCATTGGGCGCCCATGCACATGATGAATTGGGTATAAATGAGATTACCCAAGCTAGACCCCTACAAGCTGCACTGGCATCTCTGGGCTCATTTGCGTTAGGAGCGCTACTTCCTTTTATAGTTTCATTACTTGCACCAATTAGGCAGATGGTCTATCTGCAGTATGGTTTTACGATTATTTTTTTAATGGTTCTTGGAGCGAACGCGGCTAAGACTGGTGGCTCGAGTATCGGAGTTGCAGTAGGCAGAATATGTTTCTGGGGAACAATAGCAATGGGGGTGACCGCGTTAATAGGACACTTCTTTGGTGTTACGGTTGCTTAAATTTTTGAAATAATACGCACTTCATAACTGAACCTATGAAAAGGAAAGCATTTTCAATAATTCAGGATATCGGGTTCATCCTATTTCTTGTCGTATTTCCACATGCTGTGCCATTACCTTTTTATTCCTATGCAGTCGTTTGTTTTCTAGCAATTTTTCTTGTTTTAAGAAGAAAAGGCAAGACATTGAGGGATTTGGGAATAGATATGAAAAACCTTTCTTCGCATGCTATTCTTTTAGGAATTCTCTCTGCATTAGCCTGGGTAATATTTATGCAGATAATATATATTCCAGTTATCAAACATTTATTTAATGTTCCCGATTATACGGAGTATAATTTTATCCGGAGCAGTATGGCAAGATTGATCATGACAATTGTTGCAGCTTGGATTATTGGTGGATTTTATGAAGAAGTTGTGTTTCGGGGCTATATCCAGAATATACTCGAAAAAAGATTGTTTAGAGGAATGGGACGTTGGTTGCCTATTTTGATAACCAGTATTCTTTTCGGTCTCTATCATCTGCAGCAAGATATATTTGCTGTTATAGCTGCTTGTTTGGGAGGATTGTACTGGGGTATTTTATTTAAAAAATGGAATAATAATCTTTGGGTTTCAATCATTTCACATACGCTATTCGATATGATTACCCTTATCCTAATCTATACTGGGAAATTTGGAAAACTTATATAGATTTTGTTGTTTTTTAGACTTGTTTCATATGCTTTGTAAGCTCAGACAAGAATCTGGCGATAGAAAAACAGCCGACTAAATATGGCAAAAGTATTACCCTTATTTATTGATAGTGGACGAATATTAAGGAGATCAAAGCGATAATTATATTATGTGGGAGATTCCTTTTGCTTTTAACTATTTTGGTGTATTAAATCAATTTTTTATAATTAGTATGAAAATCAATCTATCACAGCGTACACTCATTTTTTATGGTGTCTTGGCGCCCTTTATTATTTTCGGATCGCTCTATAATCTTTTGGGAATTATCTCAGGTACAAGTACGGTTATTTCTTTTGGGGCCTTTGCTCTTTTTGGATTTGTTCTTTTACCCGCCTTACTTGTTTCCACCTATCGGCAAAACCGTTGCACGCTATTCAGTGACCGGATAAGCATTGGAAAAAAAGAATATGTTTTCGATAGTTACGCAGTTTCTATTGTTGAAAAGTATCTACCGCTAAAGGAAAGGCCACTTTTTTCATTATTTAGAACACAATATGCTAATTTAATTATTCGGGAAAAATCAAGTGGACAAATCGTGCTCAACAAAGATTTAGCTATTTCCTTGCAAGCAATAAATAAAATGAAGGCGTTTTTATCGGTGTAGATCAATAACTAAAGTGCCGTCTTGCTGTTTTATGGAAGTTGATTGAGAAGAAATTCGAAAGTATACTGCGGAGTGTAACCAAGTAATTGCTTTGCTTTATCACTTCGGTAGACTCTATCTATCGATGTTGGAAAACTCCAGCCTTTCAGTCGGTATATTTCAATGGCATTTGGGATACGCTTAGCGATGATATGGGAAGGGTTAGATTTTAGTTCAATTAAATCCTCCATTTCAAAAGGCGAACCGCTAGAAATATTAAAAATCTGAAACGACGTGACGTTGGATTCGACGCCCAATCTAA
Proteins encoded in this window:
- a CDS encoding fatty acid desaturase, encoding MLNGSFSKYYNLHQPQMPFLDHVLQVPTYGWKDNDGNLVKPSKKEIFKEFFKRLNIFKDKRNWLPFFSWLKVACLIPFFIIFLVYHFSWWTVLAAFIYSMIVMGTHGTIWHHRFATHGAFKFRNGFWRFFTQNLTINVIPEEIYVISHHVHHAKSDTPGDPYNAQAGFLYCFLADVNHQPIAKDLTENSYNRVKLLMRHTGVTANSYAQYRKWGSYVNPSHAIGSWILNWAFWYAIFYLIGGHALACTLFGAAGFWAIGVRTFNYEGHAKGEDKQREGIDFNEKDKSINQLWPGIVAGEWHNNHHLYPKSARSGFKPYQIDLAWCYIKMMHKLGAVSSYRDDKRRFDEQYRIPYLKSKE
- a CDS encoding SDR family NAD(P)-dependent oxidoreductase — encoded protein: MQIFKDKVILVTGANRGIGKSLVTALLNNGAGKIYASCRDLKKMPVFADDRIVPLQLDITDIKQVARIAVAASDTEILINNAGTLSPGNILQGEPSGMEKDLEVNYFGTIKMMRAFAPILIQNRPSMMINIVSIAAYSPLPSIAGYAASKAALYSATQSVRIELAKNDVKVFAVNPGAIATDMNKGSDWDMPDPDSIAIKILESVADGKLDIVPDEMGQGMYAAWREEPANLSKIFADLYHAEK
- a CDS encoding VIT family protein, giving the protein MHHPLEKHYVNRVGWLRAAVLGANDGLLSTTSIVIGVAAASPERNTIVLAALAGMIAGAMSMAAGEYVSVSSQEDTEKADLLREKKELEEMPEIELQELAKVYERRGVSQETALQVARELTAHDALGAHAHDELGINEITQARPLQAALASLGSFALGALLPFIVSLLAPIRQMVYLQYGFTIIFLMVLGANAAKTGGSSIGVAVGRICFWGTIAMGVTALIGHFFGVTVA
- a CDS encoding type II CAAX endopeptidase family protein produces the protein MKRKAFSIIQDIGFILFLVVFPHAVPLPFYSYAVVCFLAIFLVLRRKGKTLRDLGIDMKNLSSHAILLGILSALAWVIFMQIIYIPVIKHLFNVPDYTEYNFIRSSMARLIMTIVAAWIIGGFYEEVVFRGYIQNILEKRLFRGMGRWLPILITSILFGLYHLQQDIFAVIAACLGGLYWGILFKKWNNNLWVSIISHTLFDMITLILIYTGKFGKLI